A region from the Triticum urartu cultivar G1812 chromosome 1, Tu2.1, whole genome shotgun sequence genome encodes:
- the LOC125532501 gene encoding GDSL esterase/lipase At5g03610-like has product MKVTAFLPGVCGLALLLLLPLNAAGVESRGPLGGYHWYTMFMFGDSFADTGNLPRTSCRSSLSRQWHYPYGTFNGSRSGNPLGRFSNYLVQPDIIARMLGRLVGPPAYKRMVKHYCDPSGMSFAVGGSGVFEVPENLTTLSKQIDNFERLIKDRTISKWHLADSVALVAISGNDYSRINSSDVGNMIALIRKVTTEITANVQRLQKLGVKKILVNQLHPVGCTPWLTRPTNYTVCDSRANMGVDLHNGHLSINLRKSKNVHILDLATAFSNIVNPAPGKGSRLAKRFEHKLTPCCESFDPEGYCGQLSKNSERLYTVCKNPDQYFYWDSVHPTQAGWEAVMKQLQKPMLKFLTKEH; this is encoded by the exons ATGAAGGTCACGGCGTTTCTTCCCGGCGTCTGCGGcctcgctctcctcctcctcctccccttgaATG CCGCTGGCGTGGAGTCTCGAGGACCTCTGGGCGGCTACCACTGGTACACCATGTTCATGTTCGGCGATTCGTTCGCGGACACCGGCAACCTCCCGAGAACGAGCTGCAGGAGCTCCTTGTCGCGTCAATGGCACTACCCCTACGGCACCTTTAATGGAAGTCGAAGTGGCAACCCGCTCGGCCGCTTCTCCAATTACTTGGTTCAGCCCGATATCATCG CGAGGATGTTAGGGCGCCTCGTAGGCCCTCCGGCGTACAAGCGCATGGTGAAGCACTACTGTGACCCGTCCGGCATGAGCTTCGCCGTCGGCGGCTCAGGCGTGTTCGAGGTCCCGGAGAACCTGACGACCCTCTCCAAGCAAATCGACAACTTCGAGAGGCTGATCAAGGATCGAACCATCTCCAAATGGCACCTCGCCGACTCCGTGGCGCTCGTCGCCATCTCCGGCAACGACTACTCGCGCATCAACTCCAGCGACGTCGGCAAC ATGATCGCTCTCATCAGGAAGGTGACGACCGAGATCACGGCGAACGTGCAGCGGCTGCAGAAGCTCGGGGTGAAGAAGATCCTGGTGAACCAGCTGCACCCCGTCGGCTGCACGCCGTGGCTCACCAGGCCGACCAACTACACCGTCTGCGACTCGCGGGCCAACATGGGCGTGGACCTCCACAACGGCCACCTGAGCATAAATTTGCGCAAGTCCAAGAACGTCCATATCCTCGACCTGGCCACCGCCTTCTCCAACATCGTCAATCCAGCCCCCG GTAAAGGCTCGAGGCTGGCCAAGAGGTTCGAGCACAAGCTGACGCCGTGCTGCGAGAGCTTTGATCCCGAGGGGTACTGCGGGCAGCTGAGTAAGAACTCGGAGAGGCTTTACACCGTATGCAAGAACCCCGACCAGTACTTCTACTGGGACAGCGTGCACCCTACGCAGGCCGGCTGGGAGGCCGTCATGAAGCAGCTGCAAAAGCCTATGCTCAAGTTCCTAACAAAGGAACACTAA